Proteins encoded by one window of Kribbella italica:
- the rpmG gene encoding 50S ribosomal protein L33 — MAKHNDIRPIVKLRSTAGTGFTYVTRKNRRNDPDRLMIRKYDPVLRQHVDFREER; from the coding sequence ATGGCCAAGCACAACGACATCCGCCCGATCGTCAAGCTGCGGAGCACGGCCGGCACCGGGTTCACCTACGTGACCCGGAAGAACCGCCGCAACGACCCCGATCGGCTGATGATCCGCAAGTACGACCCGGTTCTGCGCCAGCACGTCGACTTCCGCGAAGAGCGGTAA